In one window of Vibrio pelagius DNA:
- a CDS encoding lipase secretion chaperone: MKKATLLLMSMIAVGSLSAVFYQSQSRAQAVSAKHLKSESQSDTEIDQSSAKDTMDYFMAAMVDIDLNQVKENVSDFNDIVPNSVIDDRLFEKYLEYKSALEQIDFSNNYSNLSIEELTELHELLLDQQAYHFTAGEQELLFAHENRMRELAIEKLKLRQEYTDPIEFEMQWLEVLSLQPEYVQQTQKNTLTLTLLSHENSLDNQQKYLNRVEIVGENAAQRLSALDAERAQFDSDFQRFIAQRETILDNPNLSADQQAQEVALLRNELFTEQHIKRVEALERIHDSEKN; encoded by the coding sequence ATGAAAAAGGCCACACTGCTACTGATGTCAATGATCGCTGTAGGAAGTCTCAGTGCGGTCTTTTATCAAAGCCAGTCACGAGCGCAAGCCGTATCGGCAAAGCACCTCAAGAGTGAATCTCAAAGTGACACAGAGATCGACCAAAGTTCTGCCAAAGATACGATGGATTATTTTATGGCAGCAATGGTTGATATTGACCTCAATCAGGTCAAAGAAAATGTCTCTGACTTCAATGATATCGTCCCTAATAGCGTGATAGATGATCGATTATTTGAAAAATATTTGGAGTACAAATCGGCGCTAGAGCAGATAGATTTTTCGAATAATTATTCTAATTTAAGCATTGAAGAACTGACAGAGTTACACGAACTGTTGTTGGATCAGCAGGCCTATCACTTTACTGCGGGTGAACAAGAGTTGCTGTTTGCACATGAAAATAGAATGCGTGAGCTAGCGATTGAAAAACTGAAACTGAGGCAAGAATATACTGACCCAATTGAATTTGAAATGCAGTGGCTTGAGGTATTAAGTCTCCAACCTGAATATGTTCAACAAACGCAAAAAAACACTTTAACCTTAACTCTGCTTAGCCACGAAAATAGTTTAGATAACCAGCAAAAGTACCTTAACCGAGTAGAGATTGTCGGCGAAAATGCTGCACAACGCTTAAGTGCATTAGACGCCGAACGTGCGCAATTTGATAGCGACTTCCAACGGTTTATTGCTCAAAGAGAGACGATACTGGATAACCCAAATTTGAGTGCTGATCAGCAAGCACAGGAAGTTGCTTTGTTGAGAAACGAGCTGTTTACCGAGCAACACATAAAACGAGTAGAGGCGCTAGAGCGAATTCATGATAGTGAAAAAAACTGA
- a CDS encoding prolyl oligopeptidase family serine peptidase encodes MKTCCLLVLAALISGNVTAADQFSWLRDDSRSSERVLEYLKKQNETTDVYQKTLQNEIESLQSMWRDNRPQRSEKPWQEINGLEYSWNDYTLLSRAPSSVDATTVIFDAKRHAAQHEYYQIGGWKLSPDHSLLAIAEDLDGSEQYQISIVELATNQITPLITGVEPSIIWSNDGESLYLVRQEPKTQRPHTLVNKSLKSGVETSLFQEQESAWLLSTYLTSDRNFAVVQSNSDNSSEQRFLDLNTGELSPPIQLRREGIEYYADRSADHVYINSNYQRKNFQIYRVSRSDFMNIKAWHSFGNFEADEAINNFHLFRSGVVVQTNLKGKQKLHVFDESDKLIKVESVAREGGVAWVSQVGDYSSNKLYIRSMSMIQPGLWERFNTLTATRESIGQDVYPNYQADMYITQTLNVENDGQAVPVTLAYRQDLLNKQSPVVLYGYGAYGVTMKPYFMPQTISLLDRGVIYAVAHVRGGGFKGEQWYLSGKGINKSNSIADFVAAARALQNFQQGERDILAMGSSAGGTLVAGALNEAPEVFAGATLKVPFVDVINSMSDETLPLTAQQYAEWGDPHKESELSAMRAYDPYSNLSKAGYPPVLISVGFNDRRVPYWEGAKYQAKLQSLTTASGPYLLSTNFSQGHSSDRRQSLSQQAFEYAFLLSLTHKNTKAEQ; translated from the coding sequence ATGAAAACGTGTTGCCTGCTTGTTTTAGCAGCTTTAATTTCTGGGAACGTGACTGCTGCGGATCAGTTCTCTTGGTTGAGAGACGATTCTAGAAGCAGTGAGCGTGTATTGGAGTATCTCAAGAAACAGAACGAGACGACTGATGTGTATCAGAAGACCTTACAGAATGAAATCGAATCGCTACAATCCATGTGGCGAGATAACCGACCGCAACGTTCAGAAAAACCTTGGCAAGAAATCAATGGCTTAGAATATTCTTGGAATGACTACACACTGTTGTCGCGTGCACCAAGCAGTGTTGATGCGACCACTGTGATTTTCGATGCCAAACGTCACGCTGCTCAACACGAGTATTATCAAATTGGTGGCTGGAAACTAAGCCCTGACCATTCCCTACTCGCTATCGCAGAAGATCTTGATGGTTCTGAGCAGTATCAAATTAGCATTGTTGAGCTAGCGACCAATCAAATCACGCCTCTTATCACTGGTGTTGAGCCATCTATCATTTGGTCGAATGATGGGGAATCACTGTACTTGGTAAGACAAGAACCAAAGACACAGCGACCACATACTTTGGTCAATAAGTCATTGAAAAGTGGAGTCGAGACATCGCTTTTTCAAGAACAGGAAAGTGCTTGGCTGCTTTCAACCTACCTAACAAGCGATAGGAACTTCGCCGTTGTCCAGAGCAACAGCGATAACAGCAGTGAACAACGCTTTCTCGATCTCAACACGGGTGAGTTGTCACCGCCAATTCAGCTGCGCCGAGAAGGCATTGAATACTATGCAGATCGTTCTGCCGATCATGTGTACATCAATAGTAATTACCAACGCAAAAATTTCCAGATCTATCGTGTAAGTCGTTCTGATTTTATGAACATAAAGGCTTGGCACTCTTTCGGTAATTTTGAAGCGGATGAGGCTATCAACAACTTTCACCTATTCCGTTCCGGTGTTGTGGTTCAAACCAATTTGAAAGGTAAGCAAAAACTGCACGTTTTTGATGAAAGCGACAAGCTGATAAAGGTTGAAAGCGTCGCTCGTGAAGGCGGTGTTGCTTGGGTAAGCCAAGTGGGAGATTACAGCAGCAATAAGCTATATATCCGAAGCATGTCTATGATCCAACCTGGTCTGTGGGAACGTTTCAATACGTTAACGGCAACTCGTGAATCGATAGGGCAAGATGTCTATCCAAATTATCAAGCAGACATGTATATCACCCAAACTCTGAATGTTGAGAATGATGGACAGGCTGTCCCAGTGACACTCGCTTACCGACAAGATCTTCTGAATAAGCAGAGTCCGGTAGTCTTATACGGGTATGGCGCTTATGGAGTCACAATGAAACCATACTTCATGCCACAAACCATCAGCTTACTCGACCGTGGTGTCATCTACGCTGTTGCTCATGTAAGAGGCGGAGGCTTTAAAGGTGAACAATGGTATCTATCTGGTAAAGGCATAAACAAATCGAACAGTATCGCTGATTTCGTTGCTGCAGCTAGAGCACTCCAAAACTTTCAACAAGGCGAACGAGATATATTGGCAATGGGTTCAAGTGCTGGAGGCACCTTAGTTGCAGGAGCCTTAAATGAAGCCCCTGAAGTATTTGCTGGCGCTACCCTCAAGGTCCCATTTGTGGATGTGATCAACAGTATGTCGGATGAGACGTTGCCTTTAACTGCTCAACAGTATGCGGAGTGGGGTGACCCTCATAAAGAGTCTGAACTTTCAGCTATGAGGGCTTATGACCCATATTCCAATCTTTCCAAAGCTGGCTATCCACCTGTTTTGATCAGTGTTGGTTTCAATGATCGACGGGTTCCCTATTGGGAAGGCGCTAAGTATCAAGCCAAGTTGCAATCTTTGACGACAGCAAGTGGTCCCTACTTGTTGTCGACCAACTTTAGCCAAGGTCATTCGAGTGATAGACGGCAGTCTTTATCACAACAAGCGTTCGAATACGCATTCCTATTATCACTTACGCATAAAAATACTAAAGCGGAGCAGTAA
- a CDS encoding TonB-dependent hemoglobin/transferrin/lactoferrin family receptor: protein MKLSPLSAAVLSVLAANVVHAESEVFQFEEVVVTANKIEQPLSEVAGSVAVVDGEQIEKTGATELYDVIKNEPGVSVSGGAGRPQNITIRGMTGNRILVVKDGIKSSDGFGANDINDKVGRNSFDLADIDSIEIVKGASSSVHGSGAIGGVVVVKTKQPGDYLKDSDFYSDVSGTYTGVSDKYRGSTRLAFRTGSFESLINLAYWEGGETRNYDENLYKRDIDGVSGAYTLNYWAEDDLMFKAKVDYYKENLGRQEGLAKIQKDGEWKTEEFDQQAYTESYTAYIGAEYFPTNSWFEELDTKIYWRNTVADEAVNALISQEQGNITAFRRLIDDRHFTDEVIGADADFISSFSGLGFSHTLSYGVSFDTTFHERPSNSQILDWNGLTQKDAKPFASARSYVFAAHLRDVIEVNRWTITAGARIDIHQITPDSDSSIEGYKVSDKTTGELSPSLSLAYQVTDSLNSYISYNHGFRAPTYDKIYGYQNHDFVPITPFEIVPNEDLDKETSDSFELGSKFDNGQTVLYAAVFYQKFEDFIDIKQITSSPDLSNNGMYYKQYQNVSGVETYGFEATAAQRLSESWSITTKLGFVDGENDEGEKIRTLTPWEGNVALNYDNESLSAYTMLNWAQAMDDVPECETDIGLAVDCATTAGWATVDMGISYSWNFGLDVSANVINLFDKEYIRYQDVAGIIDSNKHYSTEPGRYFTVQAKYQF, encoded by the coding sequence ATGAAGCTTTCACCCCTTTCTGCAGCAGTACTGAGTGTACTTGCTGCCAACGTCGTGCACGCCGAATCCGAGGTTTTCCAGTTTGAGGAAGTCGTAGTTACTGCGAACAAAATCGAACAACCCCTATCTGAAGTGGCTGGTTCAGTAGCGGTAGTTGATGGCGAACAGATCGAAAAAACCGGCGCGACCGAGCTTTACGATGTAATCAAAAATGAACCGGGTGTCAGCGTGAGTGGTGGGGCAGGCAGGCCTCAGAATATTACAATCCGTGGTATGACAGGCAATCGCATTTTAGTGGTTAAAGATGGAATTAAATCTTCGGATGGTTTTGGTGCAAACGACATCAACGACAAAGTAGGCCGTAATTCGTTTGACCTTGCTGACATAGACAGTATTGAGATTGTTAAAGGCGCAAGCTCTTCGGTGCATGGTTCTGGGGCTATTGGCGGAGTTGTCGTTGTTAAAACGAAACAACCAGGGGACTATCTTAAAGATAGCGACTTTTACAGCGACGTTTCGGGCACTTATACAGGGGTAAGCGATAAATACAGAGGTTCAACTAGGCTTGCGTTTCGTACAGGAAGCTTTGAAAGCTTGATCAATCTTGCATATTGGGAAGGAGGAGAAACGCGTAATTACGACGAAAATTTGTACAAACGCGACATTGATGGTGTTAGTGGTGCTTACACTTTGAATTACTGGGCAGAAGATGATCTTATGTTCAAAGCCAAGGTAGATTACTACAAAGAAAATCTTGGTAGGCAAGAAGGTTTGGCCAAAATTCAAAAAGATGGTGAGTGGAAAACAGAAGAGTTCGACCAACAAGCTTATACAGAGTCTTACACTGCATATATTGGGGCTGAGTATTTCCCAACAAACTCTTGGTTTGAAGAACTCGATACCAAAATTTATTGGCGCAATACAGTAGCCGATGAAGCGGTGAATGCTCTTATTTCGCAAGAGCAAGGTAACATTACTGCATTTCGTAGATTGATCGACGATCGTCACTTCACAGATGAAGTTATCGGTGCAGATGCTGACTTTATCAGTTCTTTCTCAGGTTTGGGTTTCTCTCATACGCTCTCGTATGGTGTGAGCTTCGACACTACTTTTCATGAGCGACCAAGTAACTCACAAATCCTCGACTGGAACGGTCTTACCCAGAAAGATGCAAAACCTTTTGCGTCTGCGCGATCTTATGTTTTTGCTGCGCATCTTAGAGATGTAATTGAAGTAAATCGTTGGACAATTACAGCGGGCGCTCGCATTGATATCCACCAAATTACACCAGACTCAGATAGTTCAATTGAAGGGTATAAAGTAAGCGATAAAACCACAGGTGAGTTGTCACCAAGTTTGTCTCTCGCTTACCAAGTTACCGATTCACTGAACTCATATATTTCCTATAACCATGGTTTCCGAGCACCGACTTACGACAAGATTTACGGTTACCAGAACCATGATTTCGTGCCGATTACACCGTTTGAAATTGTGCCGAACGAAGATCTTGATAAAGAGACCAGCGATTCGTTTGAACTGGGGAGTAAGTTCGACAATGGTCAGACAGTGCTTTATGCCGCTGTTTTCTATCAAAAATTTGAAGATTTCATTGATATTAAGCAGATAACGTCTTCCCCTGATCTGAGTAACAATGGGATGTATTACAAGCAATATCAGAATGTTAGTGGGGTCGAAACCTATGGTTTTGAAGCAACAGCCGCACAACGTTTGAGTGAATCTTGGAGTATCACTACCAAACTGGGCTTTGTTGATGGAGAAAATGACGAGGGTGAGAAGATCCGAACATTGACTCCATGGGAAGGAAACGTCGCATTGAACTACGACAATGAATCTCTTTCTGCTTACACCATGTTGAATTGGGCGCAAGCAATGGATGATGTGCCGGAATGTGAAACTGATATTGGTCTAGCTGTAGATTGTGCTACTACGGCTGGTTGGGCAACCGTCGATATGGGCATTAGTTATTCCTGGAACTTTGGTCTAGACGTTTCTGCAAACGTCATCAACCTGTTTGACAAAGAGTACATCCGATACCAAGACGTAGCGGGCATCATCGACTCCAACAAGCACTACTCTACGGAGCCTGGACGTTACTTCACTGTACAAGCCAAATATCAGTTCTAA
- a CDS encoding proprotein convertase P-domain-containing protein: MKLKPLAISLVLVCAPIVQAAEWDYPSANVVLNDQAAVKSYLDSNYSEFGDFVFRYKTESQLGEHFNFNVWVNGEYQPQRTVVVTTDKTQRVVRVFKSFEDTILRSGTPTVAAELEAPRTLEAEEPPTLSSGNLVNVDVSLFAPDLRTMQQQEAPTSTWSLVSEYPQPIEYVTKPIEVLQSGGRYYLSNSRLNQVDITALITVPSDGGEPVRDTSGFLSSEGVQSFDSAEAIESVRFGDDAFPQIMAFYHLDTSLKYLESLSYQLFDDPLRFDARGLSLDNSSYYYGPRVVTFGIGGASPDAIDSDVVLHELGHGIHYQAVPDWAYGHTGAIGEGVGDYWAGSASYRSQYLDASRRGQEFELDTVFNWDGLFGVRRTTRSLWNQRARYFERAEYPAHVSVGGELGDELWSTPLFQALKAAVERYGDGTDSVFREFDAIVVEGLYGVGRGVKMHDLAESTVFAANALFPNKEYAQLLTDSFNQHNLLKPPFVVRHDNRYIGEGDDVTVHLAQNGRQATVKGQWRLNNESVFDIDQTVSDSSSMSVSLPSNLACGVQFDSEISLDYQFGQDLKTHQWASSTKLVNGLPKLTTPPTVSNSTLPELGDKIYVQNLSDKEVTIDDTFAVYLNIEHASLEDLYVKLISPQGKSVVLLNHQSSSSNGFKGYFTAQYDDELKELVGEPSWGTWRLEISDRVSGNSGVLKEWGVSHFAQYQCNTDTTNESSSGSSGGSGSPLGLLVLLMLSMVRVIRSR; encoded by the coding sequence ATGAAACTAAAGCCATTAGCAATATCACTTGTTCTAGTGTGCGCTCCGATCGTTCAAGCTGCTGAGTGGGACTACCCTTCAGCCAACGTTGTGTTAAACGATCAGGCAGCAGTCAAAAGCTACCTCGATTCCAATTATTCTGAGTTTGGCGATTTTGTATTTCGCTACAAAACAGAATCGCAGTTAGGCGAGCATTTCAATTTTAATGTTTGGGTCAACGGTGAATATCAGCCGCAGCGCACAGTCGTCGTAACTACCGATAAGACACAACGCGTTGTACGCGTATTTAAGAGTTTTGAAGATACAATATTAAGGTCGGGTACCCCTACCGTGGCTGCCGAATTGGAAGCGCCACGCACTCTTGAAGCGGAAGAGCCACCAACACTGAGCTCGGGAAATTTGGTGAATGTTGATGTATCTCTATTTGCCCCCGATTTAAGAACGATGCAGCAACAAGAGGCTCCGACATCGACTTGGTCTTTGGTTTCAGAATACCCCCAACCAATCGAATATGTAACTAAGCCCATTGAGGTTCTTCAGTCTGGTGGTCGCTATTATCTCTCTAATTCAAGGCTGAACCAGGTTGATATTACCGCGTTGATCACTGTGCCCTCTGACGGAGGAGAGCCGGTTCGGGACACTTCTGGTTTCTTGAGTTCTGAAGGTGTTCAATCGTTCGATAGTGCTGAAGCCATTGAAAGTGTTCGTTTTGGTGATGATGCCTTTCCACAAATTATGGCTTTTTATCACCTTGATACGTCTTTGAAGTATCTAGAAAGTTTGTCTTATCAACTATTTGATGATCCGTTGCGCTTTGATGCCAGAGGGTTATCTCTAGACAACTCATCCTACTATTACGGCCCGCGAGTGGTTACTTTTGGTATTGGCGGAGCTTCACCAGATGCTATTGATTCAGATGTTGTTTTGCACGAGCTTGGGCACGGTATTCATTACCAAGCCGTACCGGACTGGGCTTACGGTCATACTGGTGCTATCGGTGAAGGTGTCGGTGACTATTGGGCTGGTAGTGCGAGCTATCGTTCCCAATACTTAGACGCTTCTCGTCGTGGACAAGAGTTCGAGTTGGATACCGTGTTTAACTGGGATGGCTTGTTTGGTGTCCGTCGTACTACTCGCAGTTTGTGGAATCAGCGCGCGCGCTACTTTGAACGAGCAGAATACCCAGCCCACGTGAGTGTGGGAGGGGAGCTTGGTGACGAACTTTGGTCAACTCCGCTTTTCCAAGCGTTAAAAGCTGCTGTAGAACGTTATGGCGATGGCACAGATAGCGTTTTCCGTGAGTTCGACGCCATTGTTGTTGAAGGGCTTTATGGTGTTGGTCGTGGGGTAAAAATGCATGATCTAGCTGAGTCGACAGTATTTGCTGCTAACGCACTGTTTCCAAACAAAGAGTACGCTCAATTACTTACTGATAGCTTTAATCAACACAACTTATTGAAGCCTCCTTTTGTGGTTCGCCACGATAATCGCTATATCGGGGAAGGCGATGATGTCACTGTTCATCTGGCACAAAATGGTCGTCAAGCGACAGTAAAAGGTCAATGGCGACTGAATAATGAGTCGGTTTTCGACATTGATCAAACTGTGTCTGATTCATCAAGTATGAGCGTTTCATTGCCTTCTAACTTGGCTTGCGGTGTGCAATTCGATTCTGAAATCTCACTAGACTATCAATTTGGTCAAGATCTAAAAACACACCAATGGGCCAGTAGCACTAAGTTGGTGAATGGTCTTCCAAAGTTAACCACGCCGCCAACCGTGTCAAATTCAACGCTCCCAGAGCTGGGTGACAAAATTTATGTTCAAAATTTGTCTGATAAAGAAGTCACGATTGACGACACTTTTGCAGTCTATCTGAATATCGAACATGCCTCGCTCGAAGATCTGTATGTCAAATTGATTTCTCCTCAAGGTAAGTCGGTGGTGCTACTTAACCACCAATCAAGCAGCAGTAATGGTTTTAAAGGTTATTTCACAGCTCAGTATGACGACGAGTTAAAAGAACTTGTCGGTGAGCCGAGCTGGGGAACTTGGCGCCTTGAAATTTCTGATCGTGTTTCAGGAAATTCTGGGGTCTTGAAAGAGTGGGGTGTGAGTCACTTTGCTCAGTATCAGTGCAACACTGATACCACTAATGAAAGCAGTAGCGGTAGCTCAGGTGGTAGTGGTTCACCTTTGGGTTTGTTGGTCCTGCTAATGCTATCAATGGTGAGAGTGATTCGCTCTCGATAA
- a CDS encoding DUF1566 domain-containing protein yields MKLQYSFIAVSLALVGCGGGSGSDSAAPTYDVAGTIRAQGSLLDTPVCIDLNQNFVCDSNEPSAKSDNTGQYSLNSTNKNILNSTILAEVDAGSGKTLRIATPGQGLATGNSINAVTTLVAGLVIDGKTVAQADEIVKAQVASAGVSLTDTVMSDPMVNELTNLEQNTIALLTEMKVEEMTQGVALVAKKLSYENKSLVSGLLSAAETTAFTQELSLVAGQTSGSNDTGAVLHFADGASDVAEAQADYPGQDAEYGFDIDDLQATTGAGFKFVKLDDKGAALAADATEWSCTLDERTGLIWENKSADTNSVQFKDRTFVYESDTFKPYSEDLAAVGCVAAGDEICSTSQYAAHINQQALCGVNEWRLPTYLELYDILDFGETERDSDGELYGLNHTYFPNQGVGSPDIEAGSMWVHDFSYVNYSVLGEDAAKYFAFIVTRGDYRGNISFDQIYTDKADQDSGTSYQFPIRLVAVKGQ; encoded by the coding sequence ATGAAGTTACAATATTCTTTCATTGCTGTATCGCTTGCCCTTGTTGGCTGTGGTGGTGGCTCTGGTAGTGACTCAGCGGCGCCAACTTACGACGTTGCTGGTACTATTCGTGCACAAGGTTCTCTACTTGATACTCCTGTTTGCATCGATTTAAACCAAAACTTTGTATGTGATAGTAATGAGCCAAGTGCGAAGAGTGACAATACAGGTCAATATTCGCTGAATTCGACAAATAAAAACATTCTCAATAGCACCATTCTTGCAGAAGTCGATGCCGGTTCGGGCAAAACACTGCGTATTGCCACTCCGGGTCAAGGTTTAGCAACTGGTAATTCTATTAATGCAGTTACGACTTTGGTGGCGGGGTTAGTTATCGACGGAAAAACAGTTGCCCAAGCTGATGAGATTGTCAAAGCGCAAGTAGCAAGTGCGGGTGTCTCGTTGACCGATACAGTGATGTCTGATCCCATGGTAAATGAGCTAACCAATCTTGAGCAGAATACTATTGCACTACTTACTGAGATGAAAGTGGAGGAAATGACTCAAGGCGTCGCTCTGGTCGCTAAAAAGTTGAGTTACGAGAACAAATCTCTTGTGTCAGGTTTACTATCAGCGGCTGAAACTACAGCATTTACTCAAGAGCTATCTCTTGTTGCTGGTCAAACATCAGGCTCGAATGACACGGGTGCAGTGCTGCACTTTGCTGACGGTGCTAGCGACGTTGCGGAAGCTCAGGCAGATTACCCTGGCCAGGATGCAGAGTATGGATTTGATATAGACGACCTACAAGCAACAACGGGTGCTGGCTTCAAATTTGTAAAACTTGACGATAAAGGTGCAGCTTTAGCTGCAGATGCAACGGAGTGGTCATGTACTTTGGACGAAAGAACAGGGCTTATTTGGGAAAATAAGAGTGCTGATACAAACTCAGTACAGTTTAAAGACCGCACGTTTGTTTACGAGTCAGATACCTTTAAGCCATATTCTGAAGATTTGGCTGCTGTAGGTTGTGTGGCTGCTGGTGATGAAATCTGTTCAACGAGCCAGTATGCAGCGCATATTAATCAACAAGCGCTATGTGGTGTAAATGAATGGCGTTTGCCTACCTATCTAGAATTATACGATATATTAGATTTCGGTGAGACTGAGCGAGACTCTGACGGTGAATTATACGGCTTAAACCATACTTATTTCCCGAATCAAGGAGTAGGAAGTCCTGATATAGAAGCCGGCTCTATGTGGGTTCATGATTTTAGTTACGTAAATTATTCAGTGCTAGGTGAAGACGCTGCAAAATACTTTGCATTTATCGTAACCAGAGGAGACTACCGAGGCAATATTAGTTTTGATCAAATCTACACAGATAAAGCTGATCAAGATAGTGGTACTTCTTACCAATTTCCAATTCGTCTAGTTGCAGTAAAGGGTCAGTAA
- a CDS encoding DUF1566 domain-containing protein, which yields MKKLIPVLSLALVSQMAFAAQECSVDFSKSAPNTRYTYSDTGIVTDLKTGLTWMRCPVGTTWDKSSEACSGEADKVTWQSALLTAKQIRDENGNHALYEFGGKKNWRLPNIKELVALTEHACYGPALNGTAFASGYNLEAGDLAGYIWSSTPHGNGSQVIAFDSVNGEVYEYAPSSTFSVLLVTDEDQ from the coding sequence ATGAAAAAACTTATTCCGGTATTATCCTTAGCGTTAGTTTCTCAGATGGCTTTCGCAGCTCAAGAATGTTCTGTTGATTTTTCTAAATCTGCGCCCAACACACGATACACCTACTCTGATACTGGTATTGTGACAGACCTTAAAACGGGTCTAACTTGGATGCGGTGCCCAGTAGGTACTACATGGGACAAGAGTAGTGAAGCTTGTTCTGGCGAAGCTGATAAAGTGACATGGCAAAGTGCACTACTTACTGCAAAACAGATTCGCGATGAAAATGGCAATCATGCATTATATGAGTTTGGCGGTAAAAAGAACTGGCGACTACCGAACATTAAGGAGTTAGTCGCACTAACAGAGCATGCTTGTTATGGGCCCGCGTTGAATGGAACCGCATTTGCGAGTGGCTATAACCTAGAAGCTGGCGATCTAGCTGGTTATATATGGAGCAGCACTCCACATGGTAATGGTTCACAAGTTATCGCTTTTGACTCTGTCAATGGTGAGGTCTACGAATACGCACCGTCTAGCACTTTTTCGGTTTTGTTGGTAACCGATGAAGATCAATAA
- a CDS encoding methyl-accepting chemotaxis protein produces the protein MRQSLSGLSIKIQILLPVLFSVVLLLTGVIIGGEKLEEAFQDVSTATDNLIVHKEELSDIVDNSYGMRIKAIYSLFNPDDVSTLIDTLNQKRNENTQLLNSLNTVPGLQDEVAAMRKAMGHYVDFSRSTMLPLLKIKHGNGVPPSGFDTQYQIATDQYRHAGNEMVKAINDLSKQLNHIALKEVETNGAKHDTTLTSSKIGLVVILSIALVISWTLAGVIVTPIRELQQTMREVAKGNLLVKAKAEGNNEITHLAHDVNQTVDQLRETVGSLSRISIEVASASTELAAVMTQSSVNSDQEKQEVEQVASAVNQLESTATEVSSNAQQADNASSQASQLTTQSLNMFEESARASEKMSDQLNKAADVVTSLKEQSEQIGKVIEVIESISEQTNLLALNAAIEAARAGESGRGFAVVADEVRMLAARTQESTKEIQTIIEELQTQSGQANESMHSSLAMLEDSQALATKVSSSLSDINNAIADLNSINTQVATASEEQKQVTSDINNNLSTIYELVSQNVTGITQSAAAAHELSGLSERQKQALNHFKV, from the coding sequence ATGCGCCAGTCACTCAGCGGCTTATCCATTAAAATACAAATTTTACTCCCCGTGCTTTTCTCTGTCGTGCTACTGCTAACCGGAGTCATTATAGGGGGTGAGAAACTTGAAGAAGCTTTCCAAGATGTTTCAACAGCAACAGACAACCTGATTGTCCATAAAGAAGAGCTCAGCGACATTGTCGATAATAGCTATGGTATGCGTATTAAAGCTATTTACAGCCTATTTAACCCTGACGATGTCTCGACGTTAATCGACACACTAAATCAAAAGCGCAACGAGAATACGCAACTGCTTAACTCACTTAACACTGTGCCTGGACTGCAGGATGAGGTAGCAGCAATGCGCAAGGCAATGGGTCACTATGTCGACTTCTCTCGCTCGACCATGCTTCCTTTACTAAAAATCAAACACGGTAATGGCGTTCCACCAAGCGGCTTTGATACCCAATATCAAATCGCGACTGACCAATATCGTCACGCCGGTAATGAAATGGTAAAAGCGATCAATGATTTATCTAAACAACTCAATCATATTGCGCTAAAAGAGGTTGAGACAAACGGCGCGAAACATGACACCACATTGACGTCATCCAAAATCGGCCTTGTCGTCATTCTATCTATTGCGCTAGTCATTAGCTGGACCCTAGCGGGTGTGATTGTGACACCTATCCGCGAGCTTCAACAAACCATGCGTGAAGTCGCTAAAGGCAATCTATTGGTGAAAGCAAAAGCCGAAGGCAACAACGAGATCACTCATTTGGCTCATGACGTTAACCAAACCGTTGATCAACTTCGTGAAACCGTCGGTTCACTATCCCGCATCAGTATTGAGGTGGCGTCTGCATCAACAGAACTTGCTGCAGTGATGACTCAATCTAGTGTCAATTCTGATCAAGAGAAGCAAGAAGTTGAACAAGTAGCCTCGGCAGTTAACCAATTGGAATCGACAGCAACTGAAGTGTCATCCAACGCTCAACAAGCCGACAATGCTTCAAGTCAAGCTAGCCAACTGACAACACAAAGCTTAAACATGTTTGAAGAGAGCGCGCGTGCAAGCGAAAAAATGTCTGATCAATTAAACAAAGCCGCGGATGTCGTTACCTCTTTGAAAGAGCAATCAGAACAAATTGGTAAAGTCATCGAAGTTATTGAAAGTATCTCTGAGCAGACTAACCTACTCGCACTTAACGCGGCGATTGAAGCGGCTCGTGCAGGTGAAAGTGGCCGTGGTTTTGCCGTGGTAGCAGATGAAGTTCGTATGCTTGCGGCACGTACTCAAGAGTCGACCAAAGAGATCCAGACGATTATTGAAGAGCTACAGACTCAATCTGGCCAAGCAAATGAAAGTATGCACTCAAGCCTAGCTATGCTTGAAGATAGCCAAGCACTTGCGACTAAGGTGAGCAGCTCTCTGAGTGACATCAACAACGCGATAGCCGACCTAAACAGTATTAATACTCAAGTTGCAACAGCATCCGAAGAGCAAAAACAGGTAACTTCAGACATCAACAATAACTTGAGCACGATTTATGAGCTGGTAAGCCAAAACGTCACTGGTATTACTCAATCTGCAGCCGCGGCTCATGAACTGTCTGGGCTATCAGAACGACAGAAGCAGGCACTGAATCACTTTAAGGTGTAG